Sequence from the Neisseria subflava genome:
CGGATGTCGTCTTCTACCTGAATACGGTATTCGGTTTCGGAAAGCAGCATACCGGCGACAAATGCGCCCAATGCCATAGACAGGCCTTCAAGCTCTGTCAGATAGGCCACGCCCAAAGTAACCAGCAAAACGTTGATCATGAAGAGTTCGGACGATTTGCGTTTGGCAACCAGTCTGAACCAGCGCGACATCACACGGCTGCCGACAACAAACAAAATGCCCAAGGTCAGCAACATTTTCAAACCGGCTAAGCCCAGTTCTACCCACAAGTTGCCTTCGCTGCCGCCGGCAAGTGCCGGAATCAGAATCATCAGCGGTACCACGGCAATATCTTGCATCAGCAAAACACCCATGGCCATTTGTCCATGCGGCTGACCCAGCTCGGTTTTCTCCGACAGAATGCGGCTGACGATGGCGGTGGACGACATGGTCAGTGCGCCCGCAGTGGCAAACGCCCAGTTAAACGGCGTGCCCATTGCCATCAAAATGCCCATAATCGAGAGCATGGTAATGATGACTTGCAAACCGCCCAAGCCGAATACGAGGCGGCGCATGGCTTTGAGTTTGGGCAGGGAGAATTCGAGACCGATGCTGAACATCAAGAACACAATGCCAATTTCACCCAAATAGTCAGTGGCGTGGCTTTGCGGAATCAGTTTAAACATACCCGGACCGGCAATAAAACCGACCAAAAGATAACCGAGCATGGAAGGAATGTTGAACTTGCGACAGCAGATAACCGTAATGACGGAAACCAACAGGACAATGACAATGGGACCGAGGGAGAATTCGTGCATAGAGTGGGCGGCCTTTCGTTAAAAGTAGCTATTGTTATATAGGCCGTCTGAAACACGTCGAAAACCGACAGCAAACCCAAATAAAAACGCACAGAATGAACTTCATTTCTGCAATTTGATTTCCCGTATCATGCTTATTTGGACTTACTGTTTCGAGCGTTATCTAACGGATTATTAAGATTATATCAAGATAGAATGTAAAGTAGTGTTTTGATTGACAAAAAAGGCCGTCTGAAATATTCAGACGGCCTTTAAATAAATGGTTTAAGGCATCAACATGCCGCCGTTGACATGAAGTGTCTGACCGGTAATGTATTTTGCCTGATCAGAAGCCAAGAACAAGACTGCATCGGCAATATCTTGCGCTTCACCGAATTTGCCCAAAGAAGTTTGCGCTTCAAAGGTTTTGCGGGTTTCTTCCGGCAGGGCTCGGGTCATATCGGTGTCGATAAAGCCGGGGGCGACGCAGTTGACGGTAATGCCGCGGCTGCCGACTTCACGTGCCATAGATTTGGAGAAGCCGATTAAGCCTGCTTTTGCCGCCGCATAGTTGGTTTGACCGGCATTGCCCATCACGCCGACAACGGATGTGATGTTGATAATGCGGCCGGTACGCTGTTTCATCATGCCGCGCAATACGGCTTTGGAGGCACGGAACACAGATTTGAGGTTGACCTGCATGATGTCGTCCCATTCTTCCTCTTTCATGCGCATCAGGAGGTTGTCACGGGTAATGCCGGCGTTGTTGACCAAAATATCCAGTTTGCCGAATTCTTTTTCGATGTCGGCAATCAGGTTTTCGATGGTTTCAGGTTCAGCAGAATTCAATGCACGGCCTTCGCCGCCCCACTGTGCCAAGCGTTCGCTGATTGCAGCCGCACCGCTCTCACTGGTGGCTGTACCGATAACTTTTGCACCGGCCGCAGCCAAAGTATCGGCAATCGCCGCACCAATACCGCGCGATGCGCCGGTTACTAAAGCGATTTTGCCGCTCAAATCTTGTGTACTCATGTTTTATTCCTTAATTGAGATTGGAAAAATGGTTTCAGACGGCCTTATTTACCTGGGGAGGGTGCTTGATACCGTCGTTTGTTGATTCTTCGTAATAAATATTCTCTGTAGTATGCCCATGCTTGCTTTTTTTGTCCTTGTTTCCAAAGCCGTTTGGCTGCTTGTCTAAATTTCCTTTTAGGATTTGGAAAGGGCAACCAAGTTGATAGAGGTTGTTCTAGATATCCGTTATTCCATGGGGAATTCTTAAAATATTGATCATATGCAGGGTGGAAGCCTAATTGATGCCACGGTTTGATATGACCAACAAAATGGACTAAGCGGATATTGTTGGGATTGTCGATTAATTCACTGTATTTTTGATGCCAATGTATCCAGTTAAAGTTTTCTGAAAGCCAGTGTACATGACCTATACAGGCTAAATTCAAAATATCTTGGTCTGGACAGGAGAGTTTAAAATTCTGTTTTTCTACGGCTTGCATTTTTTCAGACAAAATTTTATCTATTGCCATATCATTCCATTTGTCAATATTGAATAGAATGACCCCAGAGTTGAAATAAGGCTCAGTATCTGTAAAACCAAATTGATTGAGTTGTTTTATATATGCTCTGTATAAGATTGCATCAGGTACGGCAGCAATCAAAGAATTTGAAATGTCGATTTCAAATAAATCATCAATGTTGCCCAAGCACAGTACATCAGTATCTAAATAAAGCGCAGTATGAGTAATACCTTTTAATAAGCAAGGGATACTCATACGGTAATACATAGCGATAGTAAAATAATGGGTAGTCTGCAGGGTAGAAAAGTATTCTGTATTTAAATGGTAAACGCTTATCGCGTAGTTTTGATTTGATGTTTCAATTTGATCGAAAATATTAAAATCATAACCTTCTGAACCACTAACTAACAAATGAAAATGTATTGGACTGGTATTGTTTTGCAGCACAGAAAGTAACGCAGTGCCGATGTGTTTGATATAGTTTTGATCGGCTGCATAAACAATATGTCTCGGCTGTTCAATAAATTCTCGTTTGCGGATATGAACAGTTTCTAATACTAATTTTTCTCTATCAAACATTTAAATTCTCCACAACTTCTCTATTGATTTCAGGTAATCTGATAGGGATATTCGGTTCAATATCAAATGCGCAGCTGATCCAGTTGCTGAAGCTGTATTTGTGTTTCAGGCCGGGAGCAAGCGGTACATACGGCAAGGTCAGGAAGGCTTTGAGTTCATCAAGGTTGCTTCCATTCCAGTAGAACATATTGTTCGGGTGATAAAAATCGTAATGTACGATGGTCGGATTGGTCGTAATCAGTTTTTTGTCCAATCCAATCGCTTCGAAAATCCGCAAAGAGAGGCCGTAGTGCTTGCGGTTGAGGAAATCTACCAATACAGAGGATTTGGCCGCTTCTTCTAAGTTTTGACGATAGGAGAGGGCGTTTTCAAATGAGAAGAACTCGACTTCGGGAATGCCTAAAGCCGCTTTTTCTTCTTCGATTTTCTTACTGGCCAAGCGGAAATCTATTTCTAAACTGATTGAACGTGCAGCTTCGCAAAATGCACGGATGTCATTGTTGCGGTCGGCAGCGTACGAGCCGATAAACAAGATTTTGTTTTGCGGGTTTTCAGACGGCCTGAAGCTGTCAAAGTAGAAGCTGGTGGTTGGAAAGAGTTTTTCGGCGTATTCGGGGTGTTTGCCTTGGTCAAACGGATCGAAAAAGTAAAATTTGTCGAAAAATTCGATGTTGTCGAAGTCTTCTTTTAAGAAGGTCAGGGCTTCCCAGTTGTAATACACCATTAATTTTGAATGCGCTCTGAGCTTGGCGATGAAGTCTTTCGGGTATGCGCCCAGCCAAATCATGAAGCAATAATCCGCTTGTTCGGGATGTTCGCTTAACAGGGTATTGAGGCGTTCTTCTACGGCGCGGAACATGGTCCGTTTTTTGAAGTCTTTTTGTCCAAGAATATTTCGATACCAGATTTTTTTCAGCCGTTGAAATACATTTTTGTATTTGAACTCTTTTTCTTCATAGGTCAGGGACAGTACTTCAAATCCGCATTTCTCCAAGTTCTCAATAATGAGTTCGTGGATTTTGAAGAGTTCCGGCATGGCGAGAATGACTTTTTTCTTACTCATAATGTATTCAATATAATATTTTGTCAGGCAGGAGTATTTGCCATAGGCAATAGGGTTAATCAATGCCGAGCAGGCGGTTTAGCCATTGTGTAAACGAATAATAGGCTTTGATTTCAGGGGCAGGTTGCTGATACGGACGTGCCAAAAATTCAGGCAATGCGTCTAAATTACCGCCGTCCCATACGAATACGCGGTCTGGGTGGTATAGGTCGGTTTCCAAGATATGTTTGTTGGTGGTAATCAGTTTTTTATCGAAACGCAATGCATCGAAGATACGGAATGATAAGCCGTAATGTTCGAATTGTGCAAAATCGACAACTGCGCCGCAACTTTGCACTTGGCTGAGGTTTTCTTCAAAGCTGAGGATGCTGCTGCGGTCGAGATAGCGGATGCCGTTGTGTCCGAAGGCTTTTTCAGCCCTGTCGTCTTTGCAGTAGATATGAAAATCCAAGGGTAGGTTGAGGCGTTCGGTTTCTTGGATAAAGCGTTTGGTTTGCTCTTCGCGTCGGAGTTCGTAGCCGCCTAAAAAGTAGAGTTTGTTGGTGGGCGCATATTCCGCTACGGGAAAGTCAAAGTAAAAATTGGTGGTGGCTTTGAAATGGCATTGTGGATATTTTTGAATATCGTCGGGGTCGAAAACCCAGCATTGGTCAAAATAATCCAAATATTCAATAATGTCTGGGAAACGACCTACGCCATCCCATTGATAATTCACACAAACATTGCTGTGTTCGCGGATGGTGGCGATGATTTCTTTGGGGTAAATATTGGCACGGATACAGAGCGCATAATCGGCTTTTTTGCCGTTTAGTGAGGCCAGTTTTTGCTGAATGTCGTCGAGGTGGCGGCTGTATTTGAGGTATTTTTTATAGTTGCCGTCTTTGGTGATGTGTTTGTGGTAGAGGTTTTTGAGTCTGCTGCCCAAGTTCGGGTAATATGAATCTCGGTCGTCATAGCACAGATTAATGACATCAAAACCAAGAAAACGCAGATTTTTTTCGATACATTGATCCAGTCCGTACATGTAGGGAACGGCAAGAATAATGGTTTTTTTCATAATGTATTCGGATTGGAGTGGGCTGATTTTTCAGACGGCCTTGCCTGACAGGATAAGGCCGTCTGAAAACATTTTAGTGGGCTTCGATAAATGCAGTCACTTGATCGGCATTGGTCAATGCGCTGCACGCGGCTTCTTTATTGATGCGTTTGGCGAGGCCTGCAAGGACTTTGCCGGGGCCGCATTCGGCGGATTCGGTGATGCCTTCGGAAACAAGTGCGTTGACGGTTTCTGTCCAGCGCACCGGGCTGTACAGTTGGCGTACCAAGGCATCTTTGATTTTGTCGGCATCATCGTAAGAGGCAACATCGGCGTTATGAATAACGCGGATTTGCGGTTGTTTGATGGTGATGTCTTTCAGTGTTTCGGCAAGTTTTTCCGCTGCAGGCTTCATGAGGCTGCAATGTGAAGGAACGGAAACAGGCAGCGGCAGGGCGCGTTTGGCTCCGGCTTCTTTGGTGGCGGCCATGGCGCGTTCGACTGCGGCAGTGTTACCGGCAATTACGACTTGGCCTGGGGAGTTGAAGTTGACGGCTTCAACGATTTCGCCTTGTGCGGCTTCGGCACAAATGGCTTTTACTTGTTCATCTTCCAAACCCAAGATAGCGGCCATTGCGCCTACGCCTTGTGGTACGGCGGATTGCATGAGTTCGGCACGCAGGCGGACGAGTTTGACCGCGTCTGCGAAATTCAATGCGCCGGCAGCGACGAGGGCGGTGTATTCGCCTAGACTGTGACCTGCAACGACTGAAGGGATTTTACCACCGGCTTCCAAGTAGGCGCGGTAGGTGGCAATACCGGCGGCCAGCATGATGGGCTGGGTGTTGACGGTTTGTCCGATTAATTCGGCATCTTCGCCGTTAATCATTGCCCACAGGTCTTGACCCAATACGGCGGAAGCTTCGTCAAATGTGGCTTTAACGATGGCTTGCTCGGCAAAGCCGTTCATCATGCCTAGGCTTTGTGAGCCTTGTCCGGGAAAGAAGAATGCGAAAGACATGGTAATTCCTTATTGGTTTGAATGTTTGAGGGTGTCCGCCAGCAGAAGGAGGGTGGCGACAGTATTGGTTGCAGCACTCAGTCGAAAGGTGCGGATAAATCCGGGTTTGCTGGTTTTGTGCCTGAATGCGAGGCTGCCGCAATAACCGCCCGTCCAGCCACCAAGCAGGTTGAGCAGATGCAATTTTGCTTCGGGTATGCGTCTGCCGTGGTTGCGTGCGCGCTGTTTGTCTTGGTAGTAAAGCAGGAAAACGTATGCACTCAGTGCGAGATAGGCGATTGCCAGTTTGGGCAATATTACAGCCGTTATGCTTAAAAACAGGCTGCTGATGCAGAGTGCAAACGTTAGGGATTTCATGGGTTTGAGCAGAATAGGCCGTCTGAAAGGGGTGTTCAGACGGCCCAACCGTTAGTATTTCACCAAAACCGCACCCCAGGCAAAACCGCCGCCGATGCCTTCGAGCAAGAGGTTTTGTCCGCGTTTGATTTGGCCGTTTTTAATACCGACATCCAGTGCCAGCGGAATGGAGGCAGCGGACGTGTTGCCGTGGTCTTGGACGGTCAGGATCACTTTGTCCATGCTCAAGCCCAAGTGTTTGGCGGTAGAGTCGATAATGCGCTTATTGGCTTGGTGCGGCACAAGCCAATCGATTTGATTGGTGGTATAACCGGCTTCTTCGATAACGTCATCTGCGATTTTGGACAGCATTTTGACGGCAAACTTGAATACGCCGGGGCCGTCCATGCTGATGTAGGGCGAACCGCAAATCTGGCCGTTGGCAATTTGTCCCGGGACGTTCAAAAGGTTGAGGTAGTTGCCGTCGGCTTTGAGTTTGCTGTGGATGATGCCCGGTTCGTCAGATGCGCTTAAGACAACCGCGCCCGCACCGTCACCAAAGAGGACGCAGGTGGTGCGGTCGTTCCAATCGACGATGCGGCTGAAGGTTTCAGCGCCGATAACCAAAGCGTTTTTCGCCATGCCACTTTTGATGTAGGCATTGGCAGTGGTCAGGGCATACATAAAACCGGCGCACACGGCTTGTACGTCAAAGGCAGGGCAGCCGTTGGCAATGCCCAATTTTTGCTGCACGATGGTTGCCGTAGAAGGGAACTGCATATCGGGGGTAGCTGTGGCGACGATAATCAGGTCGATATCGTCAGCCTGCAAACCGGCATCTGCCAAGGCGCGGCGCGCTGACTCGGCGGCCAAATCGCTGGTTTTTTCGCTGTCGTCTGCAATATGGCGAAATTTGATACCTGTACGCGTGGTAATCCACTCGTCGGAAGTGTCCACTTTTTTGGCAAGGTCGTCATTGCTGACGCGGTTGGCAGGAAGGTAGCTGCCTGTACCGGAAATTTTGGCATATTGCATGAGAACGGCCTTTTTAGAGAGTTGATTCAGATAGTCGGGTATTGTAAGCGAAAATGGGAAAATTCCCAATATTAAGAATGAAGTCGGTGATTAAAGATAAAAACAGGCCGTCTGAACATTTTGGAGTTTCAGACGGCCTGTGTATATCAGCCTTAAGCTTCCGTTGTTGGAGCAGCGGTTTCTTCCAGTTCGGCTGCTGCTTTGGCGGCTTCCAAAGCAGCCAATTGGGTGGCTACGCCTTGTTCGATTTGAGCGAGGCCGGCGGATTTGGCTTCGTGGTAGGCCTCTTCCAAAGCATAACGGAAGCCGACTTCGTCGGTTCCACCGTGGCTCTTAATCACGATACCGCGTAAACCAAGCAGGATGGCGCCGTTAAATTTGCGCGGATCCAGTTTGCCTTTCAAGCCTTTGAGTGCGGGCAGGGCGGCAATGGCGGCAAGTTTGTTGAACAGGGTGCTTTGGAATTCACGGCGGATGGCGCCGCTCATGAATTTAACCGCGCCTTCGATGGTTTTGAGCATAACGTTGCCGACAAAACCGTCTGCGACAACGACATCGGCTTCGCCATACAAAACGCTGTTGCTTTCGATATTGCCGATAAAGTTGAGTTTGCTGCTGCTCAACAGTTTAAAGGTTTGTTTGACGGCATCCGTACCCTTGATGTCTTCAGTGCCGACGTTCAAAAGGGCGACACGCGGGCTGCCTTTTTCAGGGTGCAGTGCGTGTACCAGCTCGCTGCCGATGATGGCAAATTGAACCAGTTGTTCGGGCGTACAGTCAACGTTGGCACCCAAATCCAAAGCCAGGGTAACGTGTTCGTTGTCGGAAGGCAGGAATTTGGCGATAGCAGGGCGCTCAATGCCGGGAATGGTTTTGAGGACGAATCGAGCGGTCGCCATCAGTGCGCCGGTATTGCCTGCCGATACGGCGGCTTGCGCATTGCCTTCTTTGACTTGGTTGATGGCGATGCGCATGGATGATTCTTTTTTGTTTTTCAGCGCGGATTGCGGCGCTTCATCCATTTCGACGACTTGCGCTGCATGGCAGACGGTAATGCGGTCCATAGGCGCGCCTGCCGAGCTTAATGCTTGGCGGACTGCCGCTTCATCTCCGACCATAATCAGATGTACGTCGGATTGCTGTTTCAGGAAATCCACTGCACCGGGGACGGTAATCGCAAGGCCTGCATCTCCGCCCATGGCATCTACGGCCAGTGTAATCATGTTGTTCTCCGGTTTGTGTGTTTCAGACGGCCTCAAACAATCGGACAAGCACACTCATCTGATTTTCAGGAGATTGAATTGAAAATCAGATGAAAAGGCTTGTTGCGACAGTCGTGCCAGATTTATTGGTTTTGCGCGGCCAATTTGTTGTGTTCGTCAATGTCTAGCGCGTCCCAAGGATAGTTGATCCACCAGTCTTCAACGGTGATGCCGCTGAAATAAGGGATACCTTCAGGAATTTTGCCGACTTTGGCTTTGATTTTTTCATGCAATACTGCCACGCCGATGGTGCCGAAATCTTCTTTCAACAATTCGTTCAGGCAGAATTCCATGGTAACGCGGCTGTCGTCCACTTCGTCAACAACCAGTACGTTTTTGCCTTTCAGTACATCGGGAACGGGATCGAGCCATTGGACTTTTTTTACTTCCTCGGTCACTTGACCTTCGTTATCGCTGTCGTAGTAGGCTGTGGTGACGGCGTAAATCGGAATTTCCAAGAAGCAGCGCAACATGCGGGCAGGGATAAAACCGCCGCCGCCAATGGCAATCATGGCATCGTATTTTGTGCCGGAGTTTTGGATTTTTTCCGCCAATCCTTTGATTACGCGGTGGATGTCGTCGTAGGTGTACCAGATTTTACGTTTCATGGTGTGCTTCCGAAGAGGAAAATACAGGGTGCAATGCAAAAAAGCCAGTCATTGCATGGCAATATTCTGGCTTTTTCAGTCAGACGAACGGATTATTCGCCTTTAGCTTTTACCACTTTACGGCCACGGTACATACCGTTTGGAGAAATGTGGTGTGGACGATGCACTTCGCCGGTTGCGCTGTCAACAGACAGAGAAGGCGCAGTCAGAGCGTCGTGTGAACGGTGCATACCGCGTTTAGAAGGGGATTTTTTGTTTTGTTGAACGGCCATTTCAAGCTCCTAGATAAATAAACTGTGTCCTAATTAACTGCTTTTCAAACCTGCTAAAACAGCGAAGGGGTTTGGTTTGTCCCGATTGACTTCGTCCAGTGTTCCATTGTTGCCGCAGTCTTCGTGTCGAGGGGAGAAAGGGAGCGACATCAGGATTTGGTCTTCAACCAGAGTCCGCACGTCAAGCTCTTTTTCGAGCAGCATGCCTTCCAATTCTTCATCGGCAAGCATGGCTTCGTCCAAACTCTCTTCATCGGCAAACAGGACGATACGGCTGGTTTCATCGAGCAGAAACGGCATGGGCGTAATGCAACGCTGGCAAATCAGGGGCATGTCGGCTTTGACGTTTAAATCGAGAAACAGACGTTGCAGCCGGTCGCGACCGCCTTGCAGCGTAAACGACACGCGTGTCTGTTTGTCGGCCGGATAATCGTGCGAACTAACTCGTTCATCCAATTCTTCGAGCAGGAAGCTGCCTTGCAGATTCTGCCCTTCGGCGGCGAAAACTTCTGGGTCAATCAAATTAGGGTATGACATAAACGGAGTATGATATAATTTCGGCAGTCTAACGTCAATGTTTTTAAGTAAAAATATGGAAGTAAAACTGCCTTTGGTTTTAGGGTCGAGTTCGGTTTTCCGCTGCGGACAGCTTCGCCGTTTGGGTATCGATTTTCAGACGGCATCGCCTGATTTTGACGAAACGCCTATTGCGGGCGAGCATGCGGGCGAGACGGCGCTGCGTTTGGCGGAAGGCAAAGCCCGTTCATTGGCGGCAGCTTTCCCTGCCGCGCTGATTATCGGCGCAGACCAAGTGGCATGGTGCGAAGGACGGCAATTGGGCAAGCCGATGAACGTCGCAAATGCACAACAGATGCTGGCGGACTTGAGCGGAAAACGGATTGAATTTTACAGCGCAATCGTGCTTTTGAATACTGCTACGGGTAAGGTTCAGCATCATGTCGATCATACGGTGGTTGCCATGCGCCAGTTGTCGCAGGAACAAATCAGCCGATATTTGGAACTCGAGCCGGATGCGGTTTATTGTGCCGGTGCGGCAAAGAGCGAGGGTTTGGGCGCCGCTTTGTTGGAGCGTATTGAAAGTACGGACCCGAATGCTTTGATCGGCCTTCCGATTTTCCGTCTGATTGATTTTTTGAAAAACGAAGGTGTGGAAGTTTTATAGTTTGAGGCCGTCTGAATGTGTTCAGACGGCCTGAGATTTTTTGGAGTTGGAAGAATGAAACCGATTTTGTATTTGATTCCTACCCCTTTGGGTGCGCCTGATACGCCATGCCTGTTGTCGTATGAGCAACAGGCGATTGTCGGGCTGACTGATTTTGTCGTTGAAGCGGAAAAAACAGCGCGTGCGCATTTGAAACATTTGGGCGTGACTACGCCTATCCGCGAACTGAATTTGCAAACGCTGAATGAACACACGGATTTGAAGACTTTGCCGGAATTGCTGAAACCTTTGCAAGAAGGGCGCAGTATGGGCATTGTCAGCGAGGCGGGTTGCCCGGCTGTTGCCGATCCGGGGGCGAATTTAGTGGCATTGGCGCATAAACACGGTTTTGAAGTACGGCCTTTGGTCGGCCCGTCCAGCTTGTTGCTGGCGCTGATG
This genomic interval carries:
- the fabG gene encoding 3-oxoacyl-ACP reductase FabG; the protein is MSTQDLSGKIALVTGASRGIGAAIADTLAAAGAKVIGTATSESGAAAISERLAQWGGEGRALNSAEPETIENLIADIEKEFGKLDILVNNAGITRDNLLMRMKEEEWDDIMQVNLKSVFRASKAVLRGMMKQRTGRIINITSVVGVMGNAGQTNYAAAKAGLIGFSKSMAREVGSRGITVNCVAPGFIDTDMTRALPEETRKTFEAQTSLGKFGEAQDIADAVLFLASDQAKYITGQTLHVNGGMLMP
- a CDS encoding glycosyltransferase family 8 protein, producing the protein MFDREKLVLETVHIRKREFIEQPRHIVYAADQNYIKHIGTALLSVLQNNTSPIHFHLLVSGSEGYDFNIFDQIETSNQNYAISVYHLNTEYFSTLQTTHYFTIAMYYRMSIPCLLKGITHTALYLDTDVLCLGNIDDLFEIDISNSLIAAVPDAILYRAYIKQLNQFGFTDTEPYFNSGVILFNIDKWNDMAIDKILSEKMQAVEKQNFKLSCPDQDILNLACIGHVHWLSENFNWIHWHQKYSELIDNPNNIRLVHFVGHIKPWHQLGFHPAYDQYFKNSPWNNGYLEQPLSTWLPFPNPKRKFRQAAKRLWKQGQKKQAWAYYREYLLRRINKRRYQAPSPGK
- the fabD gene encoding ACP S-malonyltransferase, giving the protein MSFAFFFPGQGSQSLGMMNGFAEQAIVKATFDEASAVLGQDLWAMINGEDAELIGQTVNTQPIMLAAGIATYRAYLEAGGKIPSVVAGHSLGEYTALVAAGALNFADAVKLVRLRAELMQSAVPQGVGAMAAILGLEDEQVKAICAEAAQGEIVEAVNFNSPGQVVIAGNTAAVERAMAATKEAGAKRALPLPVSVPSHCSLMKPAAEKLAETLKDITIKQPQIRVIHNADVASYDDADKIKDALVRQLYSPVRWTETVNALVSEGITESAECGPGKVLAGLAKRINKEAACSALTNADQVTAFIEAH
- a CDS encoding DUF1294 domain-containing protein, giving the protein MKSLTFALCISSLFLSITAVILPKLAIAYLALSAYVFLLYYQDKQRARNHGRRIPEAKLHLLNLLGGWTGGYCGSLAFRHKTSKPGFIRTFRLSAATNTVATLLLLADTLKHSNQ
- a CDS encoding beta-ketoacyl-ACP synthase III, coding for MQYAKISGTGSYLPANRVSNDDLAKKVDTSDEWITTRTGIKFRHIADDSEKTSDLAAESARRALADAGLQADDIDLIIVATATPDMQFPSTATIVQQKLGIANGCPAFDVQAVCAGFMYALTTANAYIKSGMAKNALVIGAETFSRIVDWNDRTTCVLFGDGAGAVVLSASDEPGIIHSKLKADGNYLNLLNVPGQIANGQICGSPYISMDGPGVFKFAVKMLSKIADDVIEEAGYTTNQIDWLVPHQANKRIIDSTAKHLGLSMDKVILTVQDHGNTSAASIPLALDVGIKNGQIKRGQNLLLEGIGGGFAWGAVLVKY
- the plsX gene encoding phosphate acyltransferase PlsX, whose translation is MITLAVDAMGGDAGLAITVPGAVDFLKQQSDVHLIMVGDEAAVRQALSSAGAPMDRITVCHAAQVVEMDEAPQSALKNKKESSMRIAINQVKEGNAQAAVSAGNTGALMATARFVLKTIPGIERPAIAKFLPSDNEHVTLALDLGANVDCTPEQLVQFAIIGSELVHALHPEKGSPRVALLNVGTEDIKGTDAVKQTFKLLSSSKLNFIGNIESNSVLYGEADVVVADGFVGNVMLKTIEGAVKFMSGAIRREFQSTLFNKLAAIAALPALKGLKGKLDPRKFNGAILLGLRGIVIKSHGGTDEVGFRYALEEAYHEAKSAGLAQIEQGVATQLAALEAAKAAAELEETAAPTTEA
- a CDS encoding phosphoribosyltransferase, with the translated sequence MKRKIWYTYDDIHRVIKGLAEKIQNSGTKYDAMIAIGGGGFIPARMLRCFLEIPIYAVTTAYYDSDNEGQVTEEVKKVQWLDPVPDVLKGKNVLVVDEVDDSRVTMEFCLNELLKEDFGTIGVAVLHEKIKAKVGKIPEGIPYFSGITVEDWWINYPWDALDIDEHNKLAAQNQ
- the rpmF gene encoding 50S ribosomal protein L32, with translation MAVQQNKKSPSKRGMHRSHDALTAPSLSVDSATGEVHRPHHISPNGMYRGRKVVKAKGE
- a CDS encoding YceD family protein — protein: MSYPNLIDPEVFAAEGQNLQGSFLLEELDERVSSHDYPADKQTRVSFTLQGGRDRLQRLFLDLNVKADMPLICQRCITPMPFLLDETSRIVLFADEESLDEAMLADEELEGMLLEKELDVRTLVEDQILMSLPFSPRHEDCGNNGTLDEVNRDKPNPFAVLAGLKSS
- a CDS encoding Maf family protein, which encodes MEVKLPLVLGSSSVFRCGQLRRLGIDFQTASPDFDETPIAGEHAGETALRLAEGKARSLAAAFPAALIIGADQVAWCEGRQLGKPMNVANAQQMLADLSGKRIEFYSAIVLLNTATGKVQHHVDHTVVAMRQLSQEQISRYLELEPDAVYCAGAAKSEGLGAALLERIESTDPNALIGLPIFRLIDFLKNEGVEVL
- a CDS encoding SAM-dependent methyltransferase — its product is MKPILYLIPTPLGAPDTPCLLSYEQQAIVGLTDFVVEAEKTARAHLKHLGVTTPIRELNLQTLNEHTDLKTLPELLKPLQEGRSMGIVSEAGCPAVADPGANLVALAHKHGFEVRPLVGPSSLLLALMASGANGQNFAFKGYLPSEKNERIQRLKALEQRSRQQNETQLFIETPYRNDALLADAVENLHPETRLCAATDLTLPTQEIISQTIAQWRKRKEMPNLKKRPTIFVLHAA